One uncultured Tolumonas sp. DNA segment encodes these proteins:
- a CDS encoding septal ring lytic transglycosylase RlpA family protein, translated as MGFQPLPTQNWNRMFNVWIENIQVRFQPVSTVTLDGGLLRRARAVTKVSAVVVVLFFSLHCTKPAAAIQKAPRPTGSGLEEGGQVYIETGEATWYGGGDGFEGKATASGEPMDGSKLSCAHRTLPLGSYVAVKNLDNGRAAILRVNDRGPFLKGRILDVSRQAAKELGFLDQGRANVEIRAVEKDGSPSRMSPVDLANPLTLQVAALSDPANIERLTRELEASVGPVTLQNATTVDGKVVKRVRVGVYLTMAEAQKAAELVIKQFGARGVDPFITRRY; from the coding sequence ATGGGATTTCAACCGCTGCCCACCCAGAACTGGAACCGCATGTTCAATGTCTGGATCGAGAACATCCAGGTCCGGTTCCAGCCTGTGTCCACGGTGACCCTGGACGGCGGACTCCTCCGGAGGGCCCGGGCCGTGACGAAGGTATCGGCCGTCGTCGTGGTGCTGTTCTTCAGCCTCCACTGCACCAAACCCGCCGCCGCGATCCAGAAGGCTCCCAGGCCCACCGGCTCCGGCCTCGAGGAGGGCGGCCAGGTCTACATCGAAACCGGCGAGGCCACCTGGTACGGGGGGGGCGACGGCTTCGAGGGAAAGGCCACGGCCAGCGGGGAGCCGATGGACGGCAGCAAGCTCTCCTGCGCCCACAGAACGCTTCCCCTCGGCTCCTACGTCGCTGTGAAGAACCTCGATAACGGCCGGGCCGCCATCCTGCGGGTGAACGACCGCGGCCCCTTCCTCAAGGGCCGCATCCTGGACGTCTCCCGCCAGGCCGCCAAGGAACTCGGCTTCCTGGACCAGGGCCGCGCGAACGTGGAGATCCGTGCCGTGGAGAAGGACGGCAGTCCGTCGCGGATGAGCCCGGTGGACCTCGCCAACCCGCTGACCCTGCAGGTGGCGGCCCTTTCCGATCCGGCCAACATCGAGCGCCTGACCCGGGAGCTGGAGGCATCGGTGGGTCCGGTGACCCTCCAGAACGCCACGACCGTGGACGGCAAGGTCGTCAAGCGGGTCCGGGTGGGCGTGTACCTGACCATGGCGGAAGCCCAGAAGGCGGCGGAGCTGGTCATCAAGCAGTTCGGAGCCCGCGGTGTCGACCCCTTCATCACCCGCCGCTACTGA
- a CDS encoding IspD/TarI family cytidylyltransferase encodes MSTPSSPAATEPAYLLIPAGGRGLRMGGGVPKQFRDWGGVPLLQATIEAFLVPGMPALRGIALAVPGDRLEQVRTWSFVLPLWVVEGGETRQDSVEAALAALPEAPDAPVLIHDGVRPFPPALPIHEALRSLAGWDGAVLGEASTDTLKRVDPTGCVVCTEPREAIFRAQTPQVARLSTWRHAFREARRAGFAGTDDVSLLERLGLRVRLVASPASNLKLTTPEDWTRLVRPQGVAGAPTVADLR; translated from the coding sequence GTGTCGACCCCTTCATCACCCGCCGCTACTGAGCCTGCCTACCTCCTGATCCCGGCCGGGGGCCGGGGCCTGCGCATGGGGGGCGGTGTTCCCAAGCAGTTCCGCGACTGGGGCGGCGTCCCACTCCTCCAGGCGACCATCGAGGCCTTCCTGGTGCCGGGGATGCCCGCCCTGCGGGGCATCGCCCTGGCCGTGCCGGGCGACCGCCTGGAGCAGGTCCGGACCTGGTCCTTCGTGCTTCCCCTCTGGGTCGTCGAGGGCGGGGAAACCCGCCAGGACTCCGTCGAGGCGGCCCTGGCCGCCCTGCCCGAGGCGCCCGACGCGCCCGTCCTGATCCACGACGGCGTCCGTCCGTTCCCCCCGGCGCTCCCGATCCACGAGGCGCTCCGGTCGCTCGCGGGATGGGACGGTGCCGTCCTGGGCGAGGCGTCGACCGATACCCTGAAGCGGGTGGATCCCACCGGCTGCGTGGTCTGCACGGAGCCCCGGGAGGCCATCTTCCGGGCCCAGACGCCGCAGGTGGCGCGGCTCTCCACCTGGCGGCACGCCTTCCGGGAGGCCCGCCGGGCCGGGTTCGCCGGTACCGACGATGTATCGCTCCTGGAGCGGCTCGGCCTGCGGGTGCGGCTGGTCGCCTCGCCGGCCAGCAACCTGAAGCTGACCACCCCCGAGGACTGGACTCGGCTGGTGCGGCCACAGGGTGTGGCGGGCGCACCCACAGTTGCGGACCTCCGGTGA
- the hisD gene encoding histidinol dehydrogenase, whose translation MASLERDVEIERNTEATVGRILADVRREGLQAVFRHTESFDGVRLDSRTFRIPRAVMDEALARLRREQGPLIRDLEGMADGIRRFAEAQRAVLADVDLALPGGGRAQERWVPLRTAGVYIPGGRAFYPSTLAMTVIPAQVAGVSRIVGVTPPRPEGPDPLVLATAALLGLEELYTVGGAQAVAWLAYGEPAVDIVTGPGNRFVAEAKRQLVGRCGIDSVAGPTEVLILADGSADPAWLAEDLLAQAEHDPDAAAVLVSEDRSLLERVAQVLAARVAASPRKAILETSLSRFGRLIEAPRELAIAFAQAWAPEHLELVVRDPEAWLPELTTAGAIFNGGCSAESFGDYGAGPNHVLPTGRTARYSSPLGVQTYLKRQSILSLDAALAAELAPQVGRLADAEQLHHHAASARLRAAHHA comes from the coding sequence GTGGCTTCCCTGGAACGGGATGTCGAGATCGAGCGGAACACGGAGGCGACGGTAGGCCGGATCCTGGCGGACGTGCGCCGGGAGGGGCTGCAGGCGGTGTTCCGCCACACCGAGTCCTTCGACGGCGTCCGGCTTGATTCCCGCACCTTCCGGATCCCTCGGGCGGTGATGGACGAGGCCCTGGCCCGGCTGCGCCGGGAGCAGGGCCCGCTCATCCGCGACCTGGAGGGCATGGCCGACGGCATCCGCCGCTTCGCAGAGGCCCAGCGGGCGGTCCTGGCCGACGTGGACCTCGCGCTGCCCGGGGGCGGCCGCGCCCAGGAGCGCTGGGTGCCGCTGCGCACGGCGGGAGTCTACATCCCCGGCGGGCGGGCCTTCTATCCCTCCACCCTGGCCATGACCGTGATCCCGGCCCAGGTGGCCGGCGTCTCCCGCATCGTGGGCGTGACGCCGCCCCGGCCGGAAGGGCCCGATCCCCTGGTGCTGGCCACCGCGGCCCTGCTGGGCCTGGAGGAGCTCTACACCGTGGGCGGCGCCCAGGCGGTGGCCTGGCTGGCCTACGGCGAGCCCGCCGTGGACATCGTGACGGGGCCGGGCAACCGCTTCGTGGCCGAGGCCAAGCGCCAGCTCGTGGGCCGCTGCGGCATCGACTCCGTGGCCGGGCCCACCGAAGTGCTGATCCTGGCCGACGGCAGCGCCGACCCAGCGTGGCTGGCCGAGGACCTGCTGGCCCAGGCCGAGCACGATCCGGATGCCGCCGCCGTGCTGGTCTCCGAAGACCGCTCCCTCCTGGAGCGGGTCGCGCAGGTGCTGGCCGCCCGCGTGGCGGCCTCCCCCCGCAAGGCCATCCTGGAGACCAGCCTCTCCCGCTTCGGCCGCCTCATCGAGGCACCCCGGGAGCTGGCCATCGCCTTCGCCCAGGCCTGGGCCCCCGAGCACCTGGAGCTGGTGGTGCGGGACCCCGAGGCCTGGCTGCCGGAGCTCACCACCGCCGGTGCCATCTTCAACGGCGGCTGCAGCGCGGAGTCCTTCGGGGACTACGGCGCCGGCCCCAACCACGTGCTGCCCACGGGGCGCACGGCCCGCTACTCCAGCCCCCTGGGCGTGCAGACCTACCTGAAGCGCCAGAGCATCCTGAGTCTGGACGCCGCTTTGGCCGCCGAGCTGGCGCCGCAGGTGGGCCGTCTGGCGGATGCCGAGCAGCTCCACCACCACGCCGCCAGCGCCCGTCTCCGCGCCGCCCATCACGCCTGA
- a CDS encoding PhoH family protein: protein MVASSKKVFVLDTNVLLHDPQAIFHFQEHDIVIPIVVIEEVDNFKKDQTEVGRNARSISRQMDKLRARGSLSHGVVMDGGGTLKVDVSSYQNEVGFFTLDKHKADNQILACARELLKSRKEKVVLVTKDTNLRIKADAVGLLAEDYTTDKVELDELYTGTAQWDVDPEALDLLYDGGLVPPEDRPLHPNQFVTLVDRTNEAHTALGRYHGREGKVLPLRRMEAPPWGVKPRNREQQFALDLLLDDSIMVVTLLGKAGTGKTLLAIAAGLQQVVDDERYNKLLVSRPVMPMGRDLGFLPGDVEEKLRPYMQPIYDNLDFIVAANMEMRRRSSMTPAQLEEGGYLSVEPLTYIRGRSIPNQYIIVDEAQNLTPHEVKTILTRAGDGTKIVLTGDAYQIDNPYVDASTNGLSYLAEHFKHLDISGHVTLMKGERSTMAELASNLL from the coding sequence ATGGTCGCATCCAGCAAGAAGGTGTTCGTGCTCGACACCAACGTATTGCTCCACGATCCCCAGGCGATCTTCCATTTCCAGGAGCACGACATCGTGATTCCGATCGTCGTGATCGAGGAGGTGGACAACTTCAAGAAGGACCAGACGGAAGTCGGGCGGAACGCCCGGAGCATCTCGCGCCAGATGGACAAGCTCAGGGCCCGGGGCAGCCTCAGCCACGGCGTGGTGATGGACGGGGGCGGAACCCTGAAGGTGGACGTCTCCAGCTACCAGAACGAGGTCGGCTTCTTCACCCTGGACAAGCACAAGGCGGACAACCAGATCCTGGCCTGCGCCCGGGAGCTGCTCAAATCGCGCAAGGAGAAGGTGGTCCTGGTCACCAAGGACACGAACCTGCGCATCAAGGCCGATGCCGTCGGCCTGCTGGCCGAGGACTACACCACGGACAAGGTGGAGCTGGACGAGCTCTACACCGGCACCGCCCAGTGGGACGTGGATCCCGAGGCCCTGGACCTGCTCTACGACGGCGGGCTGGTGCCCCCCGAGGACAGGCCGCTCCATCCCAACCAGTTCGTGACGCTGGTGGACCGCACCAACGAGGCGCACACGGCCCTGGGCCGCTACCACGGCAGGGAGGGCAAGGTGCTGCCCCTGCGCCGCATGGAGGCGCCGCCCTGGGGTGTCAAACCCCGGAACCGCGAGCAGCAGTTCGCCCTGGACCTCCTGCTGGACGACTCGATCATGGTGGTCACCCTCCTGGGCAAGGCGGGCACGGGCAAGACCCTGCTGGCCATCGCCGCCGGCCTGCAGCAGGTGGTCGACGACGAGCGCTACAACAAGCTCCTGGTGAGCCGGCCCGTGATGCCCATGGGGCGTGACCTCGGCTTCCTCCCCGGGGACGTGGAGGAGAAGCTCCGGCCCTACATGCAGCCCATCTACGACAACCTGGACTTCATCGTGGCCGCCAACATGGAGATGCGGCGCCGCTCCTCCATGACTCCGGCCCAGCTGGAGGAGGGGGGCTACCTCAGCGTCGAGCCCCTGACCTACATCCGCGGACGGAGCATCCCGAACCAGTACATCATCGTCGACGAGGCCCAGAACCTGACCCCGCATGAGGTGAAGACGATCCTCACCCGGGCGGGGGACGGCACCAAGATCGTGCTCACGGGCGACGCCTACCAGATCGACAACCCCTACGTGGACGCCTCCACCAACGGACTCTCCTACCTGGCGGAACACTTCAAGCACCTGGACATCTCCGGTCACGTGACCCTGATGAAGGGAGAGCGCTCGACCATGGCGGAGCTGGCCAGCAACCTGCTCTAG
- a CDS encoding DUF4388 domain-containing protein → MTLLALQDLFRHHRERATGLWRLGVEPSRTVFFDSGDIVFAQSTHATDRLTHLLVERGKLTQTQLDYALANLKPGISIGKNLIEMGFITQRDLLDVARAQVERVVQGGLGTPDLEPVFEEKELDATVVRLPLDTPQLLLNGLLGLQDRERLLELLGPLNQVVVLQGRRLMEMSLPADLAKLPPLLDGTHTLLELSREVSTEPLRLGTFALFLREIGWARLHEMPPLDRQALDMALSSEPEPLSPSLPGPLPEGAPSLFSTIADAGRPTTNLEHLSSALDALPGTHELFPPEDEQTPVVAVEPPRLATVPEPLVDDSGFTVESGQVNLPTPSMELPEPPAELREEPEPAVVLQPSTLPEPQESTPDEPEPGIEEAPPGRSKSGLLLLASLLLVALGAGGWWWFHRVKAPASLPPAPVTPKPARPVNPGVAVPPENTPPSPASEPPKPEPPKPEPPKPEPPKPEPPKPEPPKPVAAKAVPAVGTTAQERAEALRKGDLVLALKQGEAYVREKSAQRWTLRLEIACQGDTISRAAGLFSDGRPDLFLIPMKLRDGRTCYQIFYGKFASAAAAERQVAGLPAPFREGGNRPKAFKIAEIPSTQ, encoded by the coding sequence ATGACGCTGCTGGCGCTTCAGGACCTGTTCCGGCACCACCGGGAGCGTGCCACCGGCTTGTGGCGCCTCGGCGTGGAACCGAGCCGCACCGTCTTCTTCGACTCGGGCGACATCGTCTTTGCCCAGAGCACCCATGCCACGGACCGGCTGACCCACCTGCTGGTGGAGCGGGGCAAGCTCACCCAGACCCAGCTGGACTATGCCCTGGCCAACCTCAAGCCCGGCATCAGCATCGGCAAGAACCTGATCGAGATGGGCTTCATCACGCAGCGCGACCTGCTGGACGTGGCCCGGGCCCAGGTGGAGCGGGTGGTGCAGGGAGGCCTCGGGACGCCGGACCTGGAGCCGGTCTTCGAGGAGAAGGAGCTCGACGCGACCGTAGTCCGGCTCCCCCTGGACACACCTCAGCTCCTCCTGAACGGGCTCCTGGGCCTCCAGGACCGCGAGCGCCTGCTGGAACTGCTCGGCCCCCTCAACCAGGTGGTCGTGCTCCAGGGCCGGCGCCTGATGGAGATGTCGCTGCCCGCCGACCTGGCCAAGCTGCCCCCGCTGCTGGACGGCACCCACACCCTGCTGGAGCTGAGCCGCGAGGTCTCCACCGAGCCGCTGCGCCTCGGCACCTTCGCGCTCTTCCTGCGGGAGATCGGCTGGGCGCGGCTCCACGAGATGCCGCCCCTGGACCGCCAGGCCCTGGACATGGCCCTCTCCTCCGAGCCCGAACCGCTCTCCCCGAGCCTTCCGGGCCCCCTTCCGGAGGGTGCCCCCTCCCTTTTCTCCACCATCGCGGACGCGGGCCGGCCCACCACCAACCTGGAGCACCTGTCCTCGGCACTGGATGCCCTCCCGGGCACCCATGAGCTGTTCCCGCCCGAGGATGAACAGACCCCGGTCGTGGCGGTGGAGCCGCCGCGACTGGCCACCGTGCCGGAGCCCCTGGTGGATGATTCGGGATTCACCGTGGAATCGGGCCAGGTCAACCTGCCCACCCCCTCCATGGAGCTCCCCGAGCCGCCCGCGGAGCTGCGCGAGGAACCTGAGCCCGCCGTCGTTCTCCAACCGTCCACCCTGCCGGAGCCTCAGGAGTCGACCCCCGACGAGCCGGAGCCGGGCATCGAGGAGGCACCGCCCGGGAGATCGAAGTCGGGCCTGCTGCTCCTCGCCAGCCTGCTGCTCGTCGCCCTGGGTGCCGGCGGCTGGTGGTGGTTCCACCGGGTGAAGGCCCCGGCCTCCTTGCCGCCGGCGCCCGTGACACCGAAGCCGGCCCGGCCCGTGAATCCCGGGGTTGCGGTCCCGCCGGAGAACACCCCGCCGAGCCCCGCCTCCGAACCGCCGAAACCGGAGCCGCCCAAGCCTGAGCCGCCCAAGCCTGAGCCCCCGAAGCCCGAGCCCCCCAAACCCGAGCCCCCGAAGCCTGTGGCTGCCAAGGCCGTGCCTGCGGTGGGGACCACCGCCCAGGAGCGGGCCGAGGCCCTCCGGAAGGGCGACCTGGTCCTCGCGCTGAAGCAGGGCGAGGCCTACGTCAGGGAGAAGTCCGCCCAGCGCTGGACCCTCCGCCTGGAGATCGCCTGCCAAGGCGACACCATCAGTCGCGCCGCCGGGCTGTTCTCCGACGGCCGGCCGGACCTGTTCCTGATCCCCATGAAGCTCCGTGACGGACGCACGTGCTACCAGATCTTCTACGGCAAGTTCGCCTCCGCGGCGGCTGCCGAGAGGCAGGTGGCCGGCCTTCCTGCCCCCTTCCGGGAAGGGGGCAATCGTCCCAAAGCGTTCAAGATCGCGGAGATCCCGAGCACTCAATAA
- a CDS encoding PAS domain S-box protein, which translates to MMSGWRVQGVAMPGKRAKALPRDGFFENLFENVPEAIVVCDNKGLVMRSNREFHLLFGYSEDELLGQCIDDILAPPGLRGEAESITDGVARGRTFSIENVRRRKDGSLVDVSILGVPIVTQARQVAVFGIYRDITDRKRTEDAIQRESAYLSNLIESAAEGVVMLDIDGRVIRQNSEFCRMFGYQESEIRGRAIDDLIIPEAYREEAERLTDLTIKGSRFSLESVRRRKDGTLLHVSIIGSPILVAGRSAGGYAIYRDISERKQAEHALLESRHQLEAANDRLATSNVQLVQAKDAAEEASRAKSMFLANMSHELRSPLNAILLYSELLLEELAEHGLGELLGHLGNIKTAGRHLLGLIDDILDLSKIEAGRMMVNVEACHVPTLLVELTAATGSLVSRNGNRLVVDADPAIEHLRTDPKLLHQTLHNLLSNAAKFTQDGTISIGVHPDPEDARYIRFTVSDTGIGMTPAQMTRIFQEFTQADGSTTRKYGGTGLGLTLCQKYMSLLGGEILVASRPGEGSTFTVRLPVVHPGAG; encoded by the coding sequence ATGATGAGCGGTTGGCGGGTTCAGGGGGTGGCCATGCCCGGGAAGCGCGCGAAGGCCCTGCCGAGGGACGGATTCTTCGAGAACCTCTTCGAGAACGTGCCCGAAGCCATCGTGGTCTGCGACAACAAGGGCCTGGTCATGCGGTCGAACCGCGAGTTCCACCTGCTGTTCGGGTACTCGGAGGACGAGCTGCTCGGCCAGTGCATCGACGACATCCTGGCCCCGCCGGGGCTGCGGGGGGAGGCCGAGTCCATCACGGACGGCGTCGCCCGCGGCCGGACCTTCTCCATCGAGAACGTCAGGCGGCGCAAGGACGGCTCCCTGGTCGATGTCTCCATCCTGGGTGTGCCCATCGTGACCCAGGCCCGGCAGGTTGCCGTCTTCGGCATCTACCGGGATATCACCGACCGCAAGCGCACCGAGGACGCCATCCAGCGGGAGTCGGCCTACCTCTCCAACCTCATCGAGTCCGCGGCCGAAGGCGTCGTGATGCTGGACATCGACGGCCGGGTCATCCGCCAGAACTCGGAGTTCTGCCGGATGTTCGGCTACCAGGAGTCCGAGATCCGCGGCCGCGCCATCGACGACCTGATCATCCCCGAAGCCTACCGGGAGGAGGCCGAGCGCCTGACGGACCTGACCATCAAGGGCAGCCGCTTCTCCCTCGAGTCGGTCCGCAGGCGGAAGGACGGAACCCTCCTCCATGTGTCCATCATCGGCTCCCCCATCCTGGTCGCGGGCCGGAGCGCAGGCGGCTATGCGATCTACCGGGACATCTCCGAGCGCAAGCAGGCCGAGCACGCCCTCCTGGAGAGCCGGCACCAGCTCGAGGCGGCCAACGACCGGCTGGCCACCTCGAACGTGCAGCTCGTGCAGGCCAAGGACGCCGCGGAGGAGGCCAGTCGTGCCAAGAGCATGTTCCTGGCCAACATGAGCCATGAGCTGAGGTCGCCGCTCAACGCCATCCTGCTCTACAGTGAACTCCTGCTGGAGGAGCTTGCCGAGCATGGGTTGGGCGAGCTGCTGGGGCACCTGGGCAACATCAAGACGGCCGGCAGGCACCTGCTCGGCCTCATCGACGACATCCTGGACCTCTCCAAGATCGAGGCCGGGCGGATGATGGTCAACGTCGAGGCCTGCCATGTCCCGACCCTCCTCGTGGAGCTGACCGCCGCCACGGGATCCCTCGTGTCCAGGAACGGCAACCGCCTGGTGGTGGACGCCGATCCCGCCATCGAGCACCTCCGGACGGATCCGAAGCTGCTGCACCAGACCCTCCACAACCTGCTCAGCAATGCCGCGAAGTTCACCCAGGACGGGACGATCTCCATCGGGGTCCACCCGGACCCGGAGGATGCCCGCTACATCCGCTTCACGGTTTCGGACACCGGCATCGGCATGACGCCGGCGCAGATGACCCGGATCTTCCAGGAGTTCACCCAGGCGGACGGCTCCACCACCCGCAAGTACGGCGGGACCGGACTGGGCCTGACCCTCTGCCAGAAATACATGAGCCTGCTGGGCGGAGAGATCCTCGTGGCCAGCCGGCCAGGGGAGGGCTCCACGTTCACGGTGCGCCTTCCGGTGGTCCATCCGGGCGCCGGGTAG
- a CDS encoding aminotransferase class I/II-fold pyridoxal phosphate-dependent enzyme has translation MSLLRPDLASIQPYTRPASELASVGKARLHMNEAACDWPPEARKALLERLAAMPFHRYPERQADLTERLRRRLGAPEGGVVLGPSSGNVLDLIAIASLQPGDAIAYPDPGFSLYPLLITRHRGRAVKVPVGTGFPLEPWFAALEAGARQLWITLPNNPTGAWIPPRALEPLLKAAAGRTDPPLVVIDEAYAEFAPLTYRTVVERYPNVLLLRTFSKALASASWRLGYAIGDPALIGRMASLQLPYSVTAASLEALDVALDFVPYFDAEIRGIVSRRDRLSLSLGDHAAPASAANFLYVEPDPGPALWEAGIMVRAFPGRGVARVSIGTEPEVRRTAATLGGELPAAAAPKPRRLLVLDVDGVMIEADRSFAEAVARSLRELVPGQPWSDADFLAFKRVGGFNNDFRLTAGAVALAERGELDRLCRAEGIGFPDLEARIQELEPGCQAVVQRHYAETKALERPLITLGELEGLGIDVAVFTGRPPEEWAMAVEVLGFEVPAVTDSAPHLRKPRPDGLLQLADMFRAQEVLFVGDTRDDAACLRAASEQRPDIAWAFAAVGPDRERLGGDLSAASLRELLPEIRRRLS, from the coding sequence ATGAGCCTGCTCCGACCCGATCTCGCATCCATCCAGCCGTACACCCGCCCGGCCTCCGAGCTGGCCAGCGTCGGCAAGGCCCGCCTGCACATGAACGAGGCCGCCTGCGACTGGCCGCCGGAGGCCCGGAAGGCCCTCCTGGAGCGCCTCGCGGCCATGCCCTTCCACCGCTATCCCGAGCGCCAGGCCGATCTCACCGAGCGCCTGCGCAGGCGCCTGGGCGCCCCCGAGGGCGGCGTCGTGCTGGGGCCCTCCAGCGGCAACGTGCTGGACCTGATCGCCATCGCCAGCCTCCAGCCCGGGGACGCCATCGCCTATCCCGATCCTGGCTTCAGCCTCTATCCGCTGCTGATCACCCGGCACCGGGGCCGGGCGGTGAAGGTGCCCGTGGGGACGGGCTTCCCACTGGAGCCGTGGTTCGCGGCCCTGGAGGCCGGGGCGCGGCAGCTCTGGATCACCCTGCCGAACAATCCCACCGGGGCCTGGATCCCGCCCCGGGCGCTGGAGCCGCTGCTCAAGGCCGCCGCCGGGCGGACCGATCCCCCCCTGGTGGTGATCGACGAGGCCTACGCCGAGTTCGCGCCCCTCACCTACCGGACGGTGGTGGAGCGCTACCCGAACGTCCTGCTGCTGCGCACCTTCAGCAAGGCCCTGGCCAGCGCGAGCTGGCGCCTGGGCTACGCGATCGGCGATCCTGCGCTGATCGGGCGCATGGCCTCGCTGCAGCTGCCCTACTCCGTGACCGCCGCGAGCCTGGAGGCCCTGGACGTGGCCCTGGACTTCGTGCCGTACTTCGATGCGGAGATCCGGGGCATCGTGAGCCGCCGCGACCGCCTGAGCCTGTCCCTGGGGGATCACGCCGCCCCGGCCAGCGCGGCCAACTTCCTCTACGTGGAGCCCGATCCCGGTCCGGCCCTGTGGGAGGCGGGGATCATGGTGCGCGCCTTCCCGGGCCGGGGCGTGGCGCGGGTCTCCATCGGCACGGAGCCCGAGGTGCGGCGGACCGCGGCGACCCTGGGCGGCGAGCTGCCCGCAGCGGCGGCGCCGAAGCCCCGCCGCCTCCTGGTGCTGGATGTGGACGGCGTGATGATCGAGGCGGACCGCAGCTTTGCCGAGGCCGTGGCCCGCTCGCTCCGGGAACTGGTCCCGGGCCAGCCCTGGAGCGACGCCGACTTCCTGGCCTTCAAGCGGGTGGGCGGCTTCAACAACGACTTCCGCCTCACCGCCGGGGCCGTGGCCCTGGCCGAGCGGGGCGAGCTGGACCGCCTGTGCCGGGCGGAGGGCATCGGCTTCCCGGACCTGGAGGCCCGCATCCAGGAACTGGAGCCGGGCTGCCAGGCCGTAGTGCAGCGGCACTATGCGGAGACGAAGGCCCTGGAGCGGCCCCTGATCACCCTCGGCGAGCTGGAGGGGCTGGGCATCGACGTGGCCGTGTTCACCGGGCGCCCTCCGGAGGAGTGGGCCATGGCCGTGGAGGTGCTCGGCTTCGAGGTGCCCGCCGTCACGGACAGTGCCCCGCACCTGCGCAAGCCCCGGCCCGACGGCCTCCTGCAGCTGGCCGACATGTTCCGGGCCCAGGAGGTGCTCTTCGTGGGCGACACCCGGGACGACGCCGCCTGCCTTCGCGCGGCGTCGGAACAGCGGCCGGACATCGCGTGGGCCTTCGCCGCCGTCGGCCCGGACCGGGAGCGCCTGGGCGGCGACCTGTCCGCGGCGTCCCTGAGGGAACTGCTGCCTGAGATCCGGAGGAGGCTGTCATGA
- the lpxC gene encoding UDP-3-O-acyl-N-acetylglucosamine deacetylase — MSTRYLQTLRHPVTVEGRGLHSNLPCRVTLRPVEQATGLQFLHTPTGTLIPAKAELVSDLSLATTLSRDGVKLSTVEHLLSALAGLEIEHAIIEVDGAELPILDGSAAPWVQALTEAGTRIIPGPRRVIRILRPVEVRQGGKWMKVSPYPGLRLRYTIDFDHPAIGRQTRELTLTPEKFRRELGSARTFCMDRDIEFMRSKGLALGGSLDNAVVFSAEGPLNESLRFEDEAVRHKMLDLVGDLATLGAPLMGLVEAHAAGHAMHIALVKAILADPTAWTWADVEEKAPAHRGFHHPVPAAHPLPA; from the coding sequence ATGTCGACCCGCTACCTGCAGACCCTCCGCCACCCCGTCACCGTCGAAGGCCGGGGCCTGCACTCGAACCTCCCCTGCCGGGTCACCCTCCGGCCCGTGGAGCAGGCGACCGGGCTGCAGTTCCTCCACACGCCCACCGGGACTCTGATCCCGGCGAAGGCGGAGCTGGTGAGCGACCTGAGCCTGGCCACGACCCTGAGCCGGGACGGCGTGAAGCTCAGCACCGTGGAACACCTGCTGTCCGCCCTGGCCGGTCTGGAGATCGAGCACGCCATCATCGAAGTGGACGGCGCAGAGCTCCCGATCCTGGACGGCAGCGCGGCCCCCTGGGTCCAGGCGCTGACCGAAGCCGGCACCCGCATCATCCCCGGCCCCCGGCGCGTCATCCGGATCCTCCGTCCGGTCGAAGTGCGGCAGGGCGGCAAGTGGATGAAGGTCTCCCCCTATCCGGGGCTGCGGCTGCGCTACACCATCGACTTCGACCATCCCGCCATCGGCCGGCAGACCCGCGAGCTGACCCTGACCCCGGAGAAGTTCCGCCGGGAGCTGGGCTCCGCCCGGACCTTCTGCATGGACCGGGACATCGAGTTCATGCGCTCCAAGGGCCTCGCCCTCGGCGGCAGCCTGGACAACGCGGTGGTCTTCAGCGCCGAAGGGCCCCTGAACGAGTCCCTGCGCTTCGAGGACGAGGCGGTCCGCCACAAGATGCTGGACCTCGTGGGCGACCTGGCCACCCTGGGGGCTCCCCTCATGGGCCTGGTCGAGGCGCACGCGGCCGGTCACGCCATGCACATCGCGCTGGTCAAGGCCATCCTGGCGGATCCCACCGCCTGGACCTGGGCGGACGTGGAAGAGAAGGCCCCCGCCCACCGCGGGTTCCATCATCCGGTTCCGGCCGCCCATCCGCTGCCCGCCTGA